The Lactuca sativa cultivar Salinas chromosome 2, Lsat_Salinas_v11, whole genome shotgun sequence genome includes a window with the following:
- the LOC111901482 gene encoding protein FAR-RED ELONGATED HYPOCOTYL 3-like produces the protein MEKTYYAEFGDVISFDATFRTNKYRMVFVPFTAIDHHKKSVTVGSGLLSNESIESYSWLLKVFLKTHGKEQTLVLTDQDAAIKQAVENVFRNSKHRLCMWHIMKKLKKVQISDDLFTNTDFRKRFSKLVWDINMKSDVFEVKWGLLMKEFNREDTRWFKDMFTTRDSWIPGYFSDISMCGLRKTTSKSESMNSFFNTYSESGNLLLNFMMNYDTAIQNQRNTQRELDKESKKTSYKMQTPRETELQASKVCTNGWEVYIVEHNNSKSEFKVEIKVEEKEINCSCEHFKRIDVLCRHAFTIMLRCGVKAIPERYILKRWRKDVISRNYRFSPVQSDSGDCENVKLVNDSYYSFESCLDIVRDDKKRLALFAEKQQMLLKEFESDYISPGMKSKTDGEVVCKLLGVTIPIPEEINIHVPEVQSNKGSGIKKRIPSAGEVAYENSIKEHRMCSGCGKRVPHNLRTCPERVGATKLVKDS, from the exons ATGGAGAAGACATATTATGCTGAATTTGGTGATGTTATCTCGTTTGATGCGACTTTCCGAACAAACaa gTATCGAATGGTTTTTGTTCCGTTTACTGCTATTGACCATCATAAAAAATCGGTTACTGTTGGATCTGGGTTGCTAAGCAATGaaagcattgagtcttactcttgGTTGCTTAAAGTATTTCTTAAAACTCATGGGAAAGAACAAACACTTGTTTTAACCGATCAAGATGCTGCAATAAAACAAGCTGTTGAGAATGTGTTTCGTAATTCAAAGCACCGATTATGCATGTGGCATAtaatgaaaaagttgaaaaaag tacaaatatcagatGATTTATTTACAAACACAGATTTTAGAAAAAGGTTTTCGAAGCTTGTTTGGGACATTAATATGAAATCTGATGTTTTTGAGGTGAAGTGGGGTTTGCTTATGAAGGAATTCAATCGTGAAGACACAAGATGGTTTAAAGACATGTTTACAACACGTGATTCATGGATACCTGGATATTTTAGTGATATTTCAATGTGTGGTTTGAGGAAGACTACATCGAAGTCAGAGAGTATGAATTCATTCTTTAATACATACTCAGAAAGTGGGAACTTACTTTTGAATTTCATGATGAATTACGACACTGCCATTCAAAATCAAAGGAATACTCAACGAGAGCTTGATAAGGAATCAAAGAAAACATCATATAAAATGCAAACACCTCGAGAAACAGAACTACAAGCATCAAAGGTTTGTACAA ATGGTTGGGAAGTTTACATTGTGGAGCACAACAACAGTAAAAGTGAATTTAAG GTTGAAATAAAAGTTGAAGAGAAAGAAATAAATTGCAGTTGTGAACATTTTAAGCGTATAGATGTTTTATGCAGACATGCTTTTACAATAATGTTGAGATGTGGTGTTAAAGCAATTCCTGAAAGGTACATTTTGAAAAGATGGAGAAAGGATGTGATATCAAGAAATTATCGTTTTAGTCCTGTTCAATCTGATTCAGGTGATTGTGAGAATGTAAAGCTAGTCAATGATTCATATTATAGTTTTGAATCATGTTTGGATATTGTAAGAGATGACAAAAAGAGATTGGCTTTGTTTGCTGAGAAACAACAAATGTTGTTGAAGGAATTTGAGAGTGATTATATTTCTCCTGGAATGAAAAGCAAGACAGATGGTGAAGTCGTATGCAAGCTTTTGGGTGTTACTATTCCTATTCCAGAAGAGATTAATATTCATGTTCCTGAAGTTCAAAGCAATAAAGGTTCTGGAATCAAGAAAAGAATTCCAAGTGCAGGTGAAGTAGCATATGAAAATTCTATAAAAGAACATAGAATGTGTTCAGGATGTGGAAAACGAGTTCCACACAATTTACGTACTTGTCCAGAAAGAGTCGGAGCTACTAAATTAGTAAAAGACAGTTAg